In Juglans microcarpa x Juglans regia isolate MS1-56 chromosome 4S, Jm3101_v1.0, whole genome shotgun sequence, a single window of DNA contains:
- the LOC121262362 gene encoding uncharacterized protein LOC121262362, which produces MGKCSLSMRLTLLSLSLSLTASFSSSTPFFHKPSSTSLSPSPSSTPKATPSDLLSLLGPKSQSSTIDPLIAQDLKSCLKFLVPFAPPKPKMNSRKCLTLRKDLGSIQFGGRSQREEDELIWWPPEPVLELARLAVDSGGDPAAIHRVLDPTIITVPDVERSKECRCELTRTPYGRRFISEDLNSYLEFLFKIIVARGPTIGLDISLDRYDFFHGHLFLAIDTGRLGILFHAKEYPAYDKERFPYNMGYCQMGSNVKYDDSMNLRNILWLAPLPSNLSKAWVAPGVLVVLDAYPEGVIYRDLIPEYVRNARTIYEDDLGDIVVDVNYLNVGDAVPDYQIFIC; this is translated from the exons ATGGGCAAATGCTCTCTCTCAATGAGACTGACCctgctctccctctccctctccctcacagCCTCGTTTTCTTCATCGACGCCATTCTTTCACAAACCATCCTCCACTTCGCTTTCACCTTCGCCATCTTCCACACCCAAAGCCACCCCTTCAGACTTGCTTTCTCTGCTCGGGCCCAAGTCCCAGTCTTCCACCATCGATCCCCTCATAGCCCAGGACCTCAAATCTTGCCTTAAATTCCTTGTTCCCTTTGCTCCCCCAAAACCCAAAATGAATTCTAGAAAGTGCTTGACTCTGAGAAAAGACTTGGGTTCGATCCAATTTGGTGGAAGGAGTCAAAGAGAGGAAGATGAGCTCATTTGGTGGCCGCCCGAGCCGGTTCTTGAGCTGGCTCGGCTTGCTGTTGATTCCGGTGGTGACCCAGCTGCTATACATCGCGTCCTAGATCCCACCATCATCACT GTTCCTGATGTTGAAAGATCAAAAGAATGCCGATGTGAGCTGACTAGAACACCGTATGGGAGACGTTTTATAAGCGAG gatttaaattcatatttggAATTTTTGTTTAAGATCATTGTTGCCCGGGGTCCAACTATAGGGTTGGACATATCCCTTGATCGCTATGATTTCTTTCACGGTCACCTTTTTCTTGCAATAGATACTGGAAGACTTGGTATATT GTTCCATGCTAAAGAATACCCAGCATATGATAAAGAACGTTTTCCATACAATATGGGCTATTGTCAAATGG GGTCTAATGTGAAATATGATGATTCAATGAACTTGCGAAATATTCTCTGGCTGGCTCCATTGCCTAGCAATTTGTCTAAAGCTTGGGTGGCACCAG GAGTCTTGGTGGTGCTGGATGCCTACCCAGAAGGAGTAATATATAGAGACCTCATACCCGAATATGTACGTAATGCAAGGACAATATATGAAG ATGACCTTGGGGATATTGTAGTTGATGTCAACTACTTGAATGTAGGAGATGCGGTGCCagattatcaaatttttatttgttga